The Candidatus Koribacter versatilis Ellin345 genome has a segment encoding these proteins:
- a CDS encoding tetratricopeptide repeat protein gives MTQTSIKFVSLPFLLFVLITVFTLAEPKSPNANSAAELNKHGEELLAKRDYRGAVKQFKKALTVQSDYEPAVRNLGTVMEVLGKDAESETDLQKAIRLAPEDAVAHNSLGRTLFHEGKYEDSAGSYRKAIEIHDDYAEAYNGLGAALLKLGKTDEAIGAFQSAASKDPKNVDALSNAGAALLHAQKAQDALPYLEKAKALKPDAPDVLENYANALQQLGRTNEAITEYEKALKGDPKSAVAWAQLGQTQYAAKQYPEAEVSFNKSLHLDAHQPEVLFLLGAAYTEQGKSKEAMHSYEKGLALKPDNPDGLYNLGHAYETQKEYPRAIDSYQKALAARPEFTHALAGLGACQLASNKLDDAIATYRKLVPMQSDDPGIRFNFATALFNKGNFKEAAENYREAVKLKPDFAHAHYNLGMSLLRLNDAAGAKSEFEEAHRLDASLQIPKTS, from the coding sequence ATGACTCAGACCTCAATTAAATTCGTTTCTCTCCCGTTCCTGTTGTTCGTGCTTATCACCGTTTTCACATTGGCGGAGCCCAAGTCGCCCAACGCGAACAGCGCGGCCGAACTCAACAAGCATGGTGAAGAGTTATTGGCGAAGCGCGATTATCGCGGCGCGGTAAAACAGTTCAAGAAGGCGCTCACCGTCCAGTCCGATTACGAACCTGCCGTTCGCAATCTCGGAACGGTAATGGAAGTCCTCGGCAAGGATGCGGAATCGGAGACCGATCTCCAAAAAGCAATTCGGCTCGCTCCGGAAGACGCTGTCGCCCACAATAGTCTCGGCCGCACCCTCTTTCACGAGGGCAAGTACGAGGATTCAGCGGGCTCCTATCGCAAGGCGATCGAGATTCACGACGATTACGCCGAGGCCTACAACGGACTGGGCGCAGCCTTGCTGAAGCTTGGCAAGACCGATGAAGCCATCGGCGCGTTCCAGTCTGCGGCCTCGAAAGATCCGAAGAATGTGGACGCTTTGAGCAATGCCGGCGCCGCGCTGCTGCACGCGCAGAAAGCGCAGGATGCGCTTCCGTATCTGGAGAAAGCTAAGGCGCTGAAGCCCGATGCGCCCGACGTCCTGGAGAATTACGCCAACGCTTTGCAACAACTCGGCCGCACCAACGAAGCGATTACGGAATATGAGAAGGCGCTCAAGGGCGATCCCAAGAGTGCCGTCGCGTGGGCGCAGTTAGGACAAACGCAGTACGCCGCAAAGCAATATCCGGAAGCCGAAGTCAGCTTTAACAAGAGCCTCCACCTCGATGCGCATCAACCGGAGGTGCTCTTCCTCCTCGGTGCGGCCTACACCGAGCAGGGCAAGTCGAAAGAGGCGATGCACTCTTACGAGAAGGGCCTTGCGCTGAAGCCCGACAACCCCGATGGCCTCTACAACCTCGGCCATGCGTATGAGACGCAGAAGGAATATCCCAGGGCGATTGATTCTTACCAGAAGGCACTCGCTGCTCGTCCGGAGTTCACCCATGCACTCGCCGGACTCGGCGCTTGCCAACTCGCTTCCAACAAACTCGATGATGCGATTGCTACCTATCGCAAGCTGGTTCCGATGCAATCCGACGATCCTGGCATTCGCTTCAACTTCGCGACTGCGCTCTTCAACAAAGGCAATTTCAAGGAAGCGGCGGAGAACTATCGCGAGGCCGTGAAGCTGAAACCGGACTTCGCACATGCCCACTACAACCTCGGCATGTCGCTTCTGCGCTTGAATGACGCGGCGGGCGCCAAGTCGGAGTTTGAAGAAGCGCATCGCCTCGACGCCAGCCTGCAGATCCCGAAGACGAGCTGA
- a CDS encoding cupin domain-containing protein: MRTTLIAIFLTMMMGTCMAQSKLAGTKRTDLQRHDLSAPGREAIQVRVDFDPGFASPRHTHPGEEIIYVLEGTLEYDVDGKAPVTLKAGEVLFIPAETVHAAKNVGTSNAVELATYVVEKGKPLITVVK; the protein is encoded by the coding sequence ATGAGAACTACGCTGATTGCGATCTTCTTGACGATGATGATGGGCACCTGCATGGCACAAAGCAAGCTTGCCGGAACCAAGCGTACTGATCTTCAGCGGCACGACTTGAGTGCCCCCGGACGCGAGGCGATCCAAGTGCGTGTGGACTTCGACCCCGGATTTGCCTCTCCCAGGCACACGCATCCCGGCGAAGAAATCATCTACGTCCTCGAAGGCACGTTGGAGTACGACGTCGACGGCAAGGCGCCTGTCACGCTGAAAGCAGGGGAAGTGCTCTTCATTCCCGCGGAGACCGTGCACGCTGCGAAAAACGTCGGCACCAGCAACGCTGTGGAACTTGCCACGTATGTCGTGGAAAAAGGGAAGCCTCTGATCACCGTGGTGAAGTGA